A single window of Athene noctua chromosome 1, bAthNoc1.hap1.1, whole genome shotgun sequence DNA harbors:
- the MAP7D2 gene encoding MAP7 domain-containing protein 2 isoform X2 translates to MAEPGAARSYPRATAIDGFLKTDERQRLAKERREEREKYLAAREQQILEKERRAKLQYEKQMEERWRRLEEQRQREEQKRAAVEEKRRQKLKEEEERLEAMMRRSLERSQQLEQKQKRWSWGGALAAGSGGRDGESENTPPPVLGLAANTLPPDPVTSTAPADSFNACDKLSASTMNLPKQMESPISKRLSSSTAAITHSPDRAHRMHLSPMENFIVSRLLTPTQSSLARSRSTLMLSEQYNNPAPASPLKSPYKPSPTRSTDRKKATSPSTSDAMKGAAAAEVTQTEKIKKEKRPATPGSSSGMGSPLRRSDSPAAMSRRSASPATPKTVAKTYPQSPKNAKQYPASPVKHRATSNLNHETPKKKADKEKENVSHQKSPGARTDEAGQVATEKHVPSAGKTENSEGKITAGTTDAEEASKILAEKRRQARLQKEQEERERQEREERERLEREQKRKAEEERLRLEEEARKKEEERKREEAAARKKAEEEARRRAEEEQMLKEKQEKELQAKLEKQREEAEIKAREAAEQLRLEREQIMQQIEQERLERKKRIDEIMKRTRRSETPEIKKEEPKLEVPSTLSVEKQPKTLVLNQPEINGLATCLKSKSLESGASVIPSQNVVTNGLKSVPGLIQLEAVDGKSNSMEDSTDEVQSMDVSPVSKEELISIPEYSPMNELMPGVSLDQNGTSNAKALEDLLDFTGQATYSKMSSDTISLDDCNKNLIEGFNSPGQENTLNSIC, encoded by the exons CCATTGATGGATTTCTAAAAACCGATGAAAGACAAAGACTggcaaaggagagaagagaagaaagggagaaataCCTCG CTGCCAGGGAACAGCAGATactggagaaagagagaagagcaAAACTTCAGTATGAAAAGCAAATGGAGGAGCGGTGGAGAAGACTAGAGGAACAGAGGCAGAGAGAGgagcagaagagagcagctgtTGAAGAAAAGCGGAGACAAAAGCTTAAGGAGGAGGAG GAACGTTTAGAAGCCATGATGCGTCGATCCCTTGAACGCAGTCAGCAGCTGGAACAGAAGCAGAAGCGATGGTCGTGGGGAGGAGCACTGGCTGCAGGCTCAGGAGGGAGAGATG GTGAATCAGAAAATACCCCACCCCCTGTTCTAGGTTTAGCTGCCAACACCCTTCCTCCAGACCCTGTGACCTCTACTGCTCCTGCTGATTCCTTCAATG CATGTGACAAACTTTCAGCTTCTACAATGAATCTGCCAAAGCAAATGGAATCGCCAATCAGTAAGCGCCTCTCCTCCTCCACAGCGGCAATAACACATTCCCCCGACAGAG CTCACCGCATGCATCTTAGTCCAATGGAAAACTTTATTGTTTCTCGACTGCTGACTCCCACACAGTCATCTTTAGCCAGAAGCAGAAGTACATTAATGCTTTCTGAGCAGTACAATAATCCAG CACCAGCTAGTCCTCTTAAATCTCCTTACAAGCCTTCCCCCACCCGAAGCACTGACAGAAAGAAGGCAACTTCACCTTCCACTTCTGATGCCATGAAAggggcagctgcagctgaagttACTCAG ACTGAGAAGATAAAGAAAGAGAAGCGACCCGCAACACCTGGTTCATCATCGGGTATGGGATCTCCTCTAAGAAGGTCTGATTCTCCTGCTGCTATGTCCAGAAGATCTGCATCGCCTGCAACACCTAA GACAGTTGCAAAGACTTATCCTCAGTCTCCTAAAAATGCCAAACAATATCCAGCTTCTCCTGTGAAGCATCGTGCCACTTCCAATCTCAACCATGAAACTCCTAAAAAGAAAGCagacaaggagaaagaaaatgtcagtcATCAAAAGTCCCCAGGAGCACGCACTGATGAGGCAGGCCAGGTGGCTACTGAGAAGCACGTGCCTTCTgcaggaaagactgaaaacagtgAAG GGAAGATCACGGCAGGAACAACTGATGCAGAAGAAGCTTCAAAAATTCTAGCTGAAAAAAGACGACAGGCCCGCCTgcaaaaagaacaagaagaaagggAGAGACAGGAAAGAGAAGAACGAGAGAG GcttgaaagagaacagaaaagaaaggcagaagaagaaagaCTTCGTCTAGAGGAAGAAGCTCgtaagaaggaggaggaaagaaaacgtgaagaagcagcagctagaaaaaaggcagaagaggaaGCCAGGAGAAGAGCTGAGGAAGAACAAATGCTaaaggaaaagcaagagaaagagcTCCAGGCCAAACTTGAGAAGCAG AGGGAAGAAGCAGAAATCAAAGCCCGTGAGGCAGCTGAACAACTTCGTCTTGAAAGGGAACAAATCATGCAGCAAATTGAGCAAGAAAGACTGGAGCGGAAGAAG AGAATAGATGAAATAATGAAGAGAACAAGGAGGAGTGAAACACCAGAAATAAAG AAGGAAGAGCCAAAACTGGAGGTACCATCAACTTTGAGTGTAGAAAAACAACCAAAGACCCTTGTTCTCAACCAGCCAG AGATCAATGGATTGGCAACCTGCCTGAAAAGTAAAAGCTTAGAAAGTGGTGCTTCTGTAATCCCTTCCCAAAATGTAGTTACTAATGGACTGAAGTCAGTTCCAGGACTTATTCAGCTGGAAGCTGTTGATGGGAAATCTAACAGCATGGAAGATTCAACAGATGAGGTTCAGTCCATGGATGTGAG CCCAGTTTCAAAAGAAGAACTTATCTCTATCCCCGAATATTCACCCATGAATGAACTCATGCCTGGTGTTTCTTTGGACCAAAATGGGACAAGTAATGCTAAGGCTCTTGAAGATCTCTTGGATTTCACAGGCCAAGCTACATACTCCAAGATGTCCAGTGATACCATTAGCCTAGATGACTGTAACAAAAACTTGATTGAGGGATTTAACAGTCCAGGACAGGAAAATACACTCAATTCTATCTGTTGA
- the MAP7D2 gene encoding MAP7 domain-containing protein 2 isoform X11, which yields MAEPGAARSYPRATAIDGFLKTDERQRLAKERREEREKYLAAREQQILEKERRAKLQYEKQMEERWRRLEEQRQREEQKRAAVEEKRRQKLKEEEERLEAMMRRSLERSQQLEQKQKRWSWGGALAAGSGGRDAPASPLKSPYKPSPTRSTDRKKATSPSTSDAMKGAAAAEVTQTEKIKKEKRPATPGSSSGMGSPLRRSDSPAAMSRRSASPATPKTVAKTYPQSPKNAKQYPASPVKHRATSNLNHETPKKKADKEKENVSHQKSPGARTDEAGQVATEKHVPSAGKTENSEGKITAGTTDAEEASKILAEKRRQARLQKEQEERERQEREERERLEREQKRKAEEERLRLEEEARKKEEERKREEAAARKKAEEEARRRAEEEQMLKEKQEKELQAKLEKQREEAEIKAREAAEQLRLEREQIMQQIEQERLERKKRIDEIMKRTRRSETPEIKKEEPKLEVPSTLSVEKQPKTLVLNQPEINGLATCLKSKSLESGASVIPSQNVVTNGLKSVPGLIQLEAVDGKSNSMEDSTDEVQSMDVSPVSKEELISIPEYSPMNELMPGVSLDQNGTSNAKALEDLLDFTGQATYSKMSSDTISLDDCNKNLIEGFNSPGQENTLNSIC from the exons CCATTGATGGATTTCTAAAAACCGATGAAAGACAAAGACTggcaaaggagagaagagaagaaagggagaaataCCTCG CTGCCAGGGAACAGCAGATactggagaaagagagaagagcaAAACTTCAGTATGAAAAGCAAATGGAGGAGCGGTGGAGAAGACTAGAGGAACAGAGGCAGAGAGAGgagcagaagagagcagctgtTGAAGAAAAGCGGAGACAAAAGCTTAAGGAGGAGGAG GAACGTTTAGAAGCCATGATGCGTCGATCCCTTGAACGCAGTCAGCAGCTGGAACAGAAGCAGAAGCGATGGTCGTGGGGAGGAGCACTGGCTGCAGGCTCAGGAGGGAGAGATG CACCAGCTAGTCCTCTTAAATCTCCTTACAAGCCTTCCCCCACCCGAAGCACTGACAGAAAGAAGGCAACTTCACCTTCCACTTCTGATGCCATGAAAggggcagctgcagctgaagttACTCAG ACTGAGAAGATAAAGAAAGAGAAGCGACCCGCAACACCTGGTTCATCATCGGGTATGGGATCTCCTCTAAGAAGGTCTGATTCTCCTGCTGCTATGTCCAGAAGATCTGCATCGCCTGCAACACCTAA GACAGTTGCAAAGACTTATCCTCAGTCTCCTAAAAATGCCAAACAATATCCAGCTTCTCCTGTGAAGCATCGTGCCACTTCCAATCTCAACCATGAAACTCCTAAAAAGAAAGCagacaaggagaaagaaaatgtcagtcATCAAAAGTCCCCAGGAGCACGCACTGATGAGGCAGGCCAGGTGGCTACTGAGAAGCACGTGCCTTCTgcaggaaagactgaaaacagtgAAG GGAAGATCACGGCAGGAACAACTGATGCAGAAGAAGCTTCAAAAATTCTAGCTGAAAAAAGACGACAGGCCCGCCTgcaaaaagaacaagaagaaagggAGAGACAGGAAAGAGAAGAACGAGAGAG GcttgaaagagaacagaaaagaaaggcagaagaagaaagaCTTCGTCTAGAGGAAGAAGCTCgtaagaaggaggaggaaagaaaacgtgaagaagcagcagctagaaaaaaggcagaagaggaaGCCAGGAGAAGAGCTGAGGAAGAACAAATGCTaaaggaaaagcaagagaaagagcTCCAGGCCAAACTTGAGAAGCAG AGGGAAGAAGCAGAAATCAAAGCCCGTGAGGCAGCTGAACAACTTCGTCTTGAAAGGGAACAAATCATGCAGCAAATTGAGCAAGAAAGACTGGAGCGGAAGAAG AGAATAGATGAAATAATGAAGAGAACAAGGAGGAGTGAAACACCAGAAATAAAG AAGGAAGAGCCAAAACTGGAGGTACCATCAACTTTGAGTGTAGAAAAACAACCAAAGACCCTTGTTCTCAACCAGCCAG AGATCAATGGATTGGCAACCTGCCTGAAAAGTAAAAGCTTAGAAAGTGGTGCTTCTGTAATCCCTTCCCAAAATGTAGTTACTAATGGACTGAAGTCAGTTCCAGGACTTATTCAGCTGGAAGCTGTTGATGGGAAATCTAACAGCATGGAAGATTCAACAGATGAGGTTCAGTCCATGGATGTGAG CCCAGTTTCAAAAGAAGAACTTATCTCTATCCCCGAATATTCACCCATGAATGAACTCATGCCTGGTGTTTCTTTGGACCAAAATGGGACAAGTAATGCTAAGGCTCTTGAAGATCTCTTGGATTTCACAGGCCAAGCTACATACTCCAAGATGTCCAGTGATACCATTAGCCTAGATGACTGTAACAAAAACTTGATTGAGGGATTTAACAGTCCAGGACAGGAAAATACACTCAATTCTATCTGTTGA
- the MAP7D2 gene encoding MAP7 domain-containing protein 2 isoform X3, with translation MAEPGAARSYPRATAIDGFLKTDERQRLAKERREEREKYLAAREQQILEKERRAKLQYEKQMEERWRRLEEQRQREEQKRAAVEEKRRQKLKEEEERLEAMMRRSLERSQQLEQKQKRWSWGGALAAGSGGRDACDKLSASTMNLPKQMESPISKRLSSSTAAITHSPDRAHRMHLSPMENFIVSRLLTPTQSSLARSRSTLMLSEQYNNPVFHICPRVAPASPLKSPYKPSPTRSTDRKKATSPSTSDAMKGAAAAEVTQTEKIKKEKRPATPGSSSGMGSPLRRSDSPAAMSRRSASPATPKTVAKTYPQSPKNAKQYPASPVKHRATSNLNHETPKKKADKEKENVSHQKSPGARTDEAGQVATEKHVPSAGKTENSEGKITAGTTDAEEASKILAEKRRQARLQKEQEERERQEREERERLEREQKRKAEEERLRLEEEARKKEEERKREEAAARKKAEEEARRRAEEEQMLKEKQEKELQAKLEKQREEAEIKAREAAEQLRLEREQIMQQIEQERLERKKRIDEIMKRTRRSETPEIKKEEPKLEVPSTLSVEKQPKTLVLNQPEINGLATCLKSKSLESGASVIPSQNVVTNGLKSVPGLIQLEAVDGKSNSMEDSTDEVQSMDVSPVSKEELISIPEYSPMNELMPGVSLDQNGTSNAKALEDLLDFTGQATYSKMSSDTISLDDCNKNLIEGFNSPGQENTLNSIC, from the exons CCATTGATGGATTTCTAAAAACCGATGAAAGACAAAGACTggcaaaggagagaagagaagaaagggagaaataCCTCG CTGCCAGGGAACAGCAGATactggagaaagagagaagagcaAAACTTCAGTATGAAAAGCAAATGGAGGAGCGGTGGAGAAGACTAGAGGAACAGAGGCAGAGAGAGgagcagaagagagcagctgtTGAAGAAAAGCGGAGACAAAAGCTTAAGGAGGAGGAG GAACGTTTAGAAGCCATGATGCGTCGATCCCTTGAACGCAGTCAGCAGCTGGAACAGAAGCAGAAGCGATGGTCGTGGGGAGGAGCACTGGCTGCAGGCTCAGGAGGGAGAGATG CATGTGACAAACTTTCAGCTTCTACAATGAATCTGCCAAAGCAAATGGAATCGCCAATCAGTAAGCGCCTCTCCTCCTCCACAGCGGCAATAACACATTCCCCCGACAGAG CTCACCGCATGCATCTTAGTCCAATGGAAAACTTTATTGTTTCTCGACTGCTGACTCCCACACAGTCATCTTTAGCCAGAAGCAGAAGTACATTAATGCTTTCTGAGCAGTACAATAATCCAG TATTCCATATCTGTCCTCGTGTAGCACCAGCTAGTCCTCTTAAATCTCCTTACAAGCCTTCCCCCACCCGAAGCACTGACAGAAAGAAGGCAACTTCACCTTCCACTTCTGATGCCATGAAAggggcagctgcagctgaagttACTCAG ACTGAGAAGATAAAGAAAGAGAAGCGACCCGCAACACCTGGTTCATCATCGGGTATGGGATCTCCTCTAAGAAGGTCTGATTCTCCTGCTGCTATGTCCAGAAGATCTGCATCGCCTGCAACACCTAA GACAGTTGCAAAGACTTATCCTCAGTCTCCTAAAAATGCCAAACAATATCCAGCTTCTCCTGTGAAGCATCGTGCCACTTCCAATCTCAACCATGAAACTCCTAAAAAGAAAGCagacaaggagaaagaaaatgtcagtcATCAAAAGTCCCCAGGAGCACGCACTGATGAGGCAGGCCAGGTGGCTACTGAGAAGCACGTGCCTTCTgcaggaaagactgaaaacagtgAAG GGAAGATCACGGCAGGAACAACTGATGCAGAAGAAGCTTCAAAAATTCTAGCTGAAAAAAGACGACAGGCCCGCCTgcaaaaagaacaagaagaaagggAGAGACAGGAAAGAGAAGAACGAGAGAG GcttgaaagagaacagaaaagaaaggcagaagaagaaagaCTTCGTCTAGAGGAAGAAGCTCgtaagaaggaggaggaaagaaaacgtgaagaagcagcagctagaaaaaaggcagaagaggaaGCCAGGAGAAGAGCTGAGGAAGAACAAATGCTaaaggaaaagcaagagaaagagcTCCAGGCCAAACTTGAGAAGCAG AGGGAAGAAGCAGAAATCAAAGCCCGTGAGGCAGCTGAACAACTTCGTCTTGAAAGGGAACAAATCATGCAGCAAATTGAGCAAGAAAGACTGGAGCGGAAGAAG AGAATAGATGAAATAATGAAGAGAACAAGGAGGAGTGAAACACCAGAAATAAAG AAGGAAGAGCCAAAACTGGAGGTACCATCAACTTTGAGTGTAGAAAAACAACCAAAGACCCTTGTTCTCAACCAGCCAG AGATCAATGGATTGGCAACCTGCCTGAAAAGTAAAAGCTTAGAAAGTGGTGCTTCTGTAATCCCTTCCCAAAATGTAGTTACTAATGGACTGAAGTCAGTTCCAGGACTTATTCAGCTGGAAGCTGTTGATGGGAAATCTAACAGCATGGAAGATTCAACAGATGAGGTTCAGTCCATGGATGTGAG CCCAGTTTCAAAAGAAGAACTTATCTCTATCCCCGAATATTCACCCATGAATGAACTCATGCCTGGTGTTTCTTTGGACCAAAATGGGACAAGTAATGCTAAGGCTCTTGAAGATCTCTTGGATTTCACAGGCCAAGCTACATACTCCAAGATGTCCAGTGATACCATTAGCCTAGATGACTGTAACAAAAACTTGATTGAGGGATTTAACAGTCCAGGACAGGAAAATACACTCAATTCTATCTGTTGA
- the MAP7D2 gene encoding MAP7 domain-containing protein 2 isoform X7, with product MAEPGAARSYPRATAIDGFLKTDERQRLAKERREEREKYLAAREQQILEKERRAKLQYEKQMEERWRRLEEQRQREEQKRAAVEEKRRQKLKEEEERLEAMMRRSLERSQQLEQKQKRWSWGGALAAGSGGRDACDKLSASTMNLPKQMESPISKRLSSSTAAITHSPDRVFHICPRVAPASPLKSPYKPSPTRSTDRKKATSPSTSDAMKGAAAAEVTQTEKIKKEKRPATPGSSSGMGSPLRRSDSPAAMSRRSASPATPKTVAKTYPQSPKNAKQYPASPVKHRATSNLNHETPKKKADKEKENVSHQKSPGARTDEAGQVATEKHVPSAGKTENSEGKITAGTTDAEEASKILAEKRRQARLQKEQEERERQEREERERLEREQKRKAEEERLRLEEEARKKEEERKREEAAARKKAEEEARRRAEEEQMLKEKQEKELQAKLEKQREEAEIKAREAAEQLRLEREQIMQQIEQERLERKKRIDEIMKRTRRSETPEIKKEEPKLEVPSTLSVEKQPKTLVLNQPEINGLATCLKSKSLESGASVIPSQNVVTNGLKSVPGLIQLEAVDGKSNSMEDSTDEVQSMDVSPVSKEELISIPEYSPMNELMPGVSLDQNGTSNAKALEDLLDFTGQATYSKMSSDTISLDDCNKNLIEGFNSPGQENTLNSIC from the exons CCATTGATGGATTTCTAAAAACCGATGAAAGACAAAGACTggcaaaggagagaagagaagaaagggagaaataCCTCG CTGCCAGGGAACAGCAGATactggagaaagagagaagagcaAAACTTCAGTATGAAAAGCAAATGGAGGAGCGGTGGAGAAGACTAGAGGAACAGAGGCAGAGAGAGgagcagaagagagcagctgtTGAAGAAAAGCGGAGACAAAAGCTTAAGGAGGAGGAG GAACGTTTAGAAGCCATGATGCGTCGATCCCTTGAACGCAGTCAGCAGCTGGAACAGAAGCAGAAGCGATGGTCGTGGGGAGGAGCACTGGCTGCAGGCTCAGGAGGGAGAGATG CATGTGACAAACTTTCAGCTTCTACAATGAATCTGCCAAAGCAAATGGAATCGCCAATCAGTAAGCGCCTCTCCTCCTCCACAGCGGCAATAACACATTCCCCCGACAGAG TATTCCATATCTGTCCTCGTGTAGCACCAGCTAGTCCTCTTAAATCTCCTTACAAGCCTTCCCCCACCCGAAGCACTGACAGAAAGAAGGCAACTTCACCTTCCACTTCTGATGCCATGAAAggggcagctgcagctgaagttACTCAG ACTGAGAAGATAAAGAAAGAGAAGCGACCCGCAACACCTGGTTCATCATCGGGTATGGGATCTCCTCTAAGAAGGTCTGATTCTCCTGCTGCTATGTCCAGAAGATCTGCATCGCCTGCAACACCTAA GACAGTTGCAAAGACTTATCCTCAGTCTCCTAAAAATGCCAAACAATATCCAGCTTCTCCTGTGAAGCATCGTGCCACTTCCAATCTCAACCATGAAACTCCTAAAAAGAAAGCagacaaggagaaagaaaatgtcagtcATCAAAAGTCCCCAGGAGCACGCACTGATGAGGCAGGCCAGGTGGCTACTGAGAAGCACGTGCCTTCTgcaggaaagactgaaaacagtgAAG GGAAGATCACGGCAGGAACAACTGATGCAGAAGAAGCTTCAAAAATTCTAGCTGAAAAAAGACGACAGGCCCGCCTgcaaaaagaacaagaagaaagggAGAGACAGGAAAGAGAAGAACGAGAGAG GcttgaaagagaacagaaaagaaaggcagaagaagaaagaCTTCGTCTAGAGGAAGAAGCTCgtaagaaggaggaggaaagaaaacgtgaagaagcagcagctagaaaaaaggcagaagaggaaGCCAGGAGAAGAGCTGAGGAAGAACAAATGCTaaaggaaaagcaagagaaagagcTCCAGGCCAAACTTGAGAAGCAG AGGGAAGAAGCAGAAATCAAAGCCCGTGAGGCAGCTGAACAACTTCGTCTTGAAAGGGAACAAATCATGCAGCAAATTGAGCAAGAAAGACTGGAGCGGAAGAAG AGAATAGATGAAATAATGAAGAGAACAAGGAGGAGTGAAACACCAGAAATAAAG AAGGAAGAGCCAAAACTGGAGGTACCATCAACTTTGAGTGTAGAAAAACAACCAAAGACCCTTGTTCTCAACCAGCCAG AGATCAATGGATTGGCAACCTGCCTGAAAAGTAAAAGCTTAGAAAGTGGTGCTTCTGTAATCCCTTCCCAAAATGTAGTTACTAATGGACTGAAGTCAGTTCCAGGACTTATTCAGCTGGAAGCTGTTGATGGGAAATCTAACAGCATGGAAGATTCAACAGATGAGGTTCAGTCCATGGATGTGAG CCCAGTTTCAAAAGAAGAACTTATCTCTATCCCCGAATATTCACCCATGAATGAACTCATGCCTGGTGTTTCTTTGGACCAAAATGGGACAAGTAATGCTAAGGCTCTTGAAGATCTCTTGGATTTCACAGGCCAAGCTACATACTCCAAGATGTCCAGTGATACCATTAGCCTAGATGACTGTAACAAAAACTTGATTGAGGGATTTAACAGTCCAGGACAGGAAAATACACTCAATTCTATCTGTTGA
- the MAP7D2 gene encoding MAP7 domain-containing protein 2 isoform X6 yields the protein MEERWRRLEEQRQREEQKRAAVEEKRRQKLKEEEERLEAMMRRSLERSQQLEQKQKRWSWGGALAAGSGGRDGESENTPPPVLGLAANTLPPDPVTSTAPADSFNACDKLSASTMNLPKQMESPISKRLSSSTAAITHSPDRAHRMHLSPMENFIVSRLLTPTQSSLARSRSTLMLSEQYNNPVFHICPRVAPASPLKSPYKPSPTRSTDRKKATSPSTSDAMKGAAAAEVTQTEKIKKEKRPATPGSSSGMGSPLRRSDSPAAMSRRSASPATPKTVAKTYPQSPKNAKQYPASPVKHRATSNLNHETPKKKADKEKENVSHQKSPGARTDEAGQVATEKHVPSAGKTENSEGKITAGTTDAEEASKILAEKRRQARLQKEQEERERQEREERERLEREQKRKAEEERLRLEEEARKKEEERKREEAAARKKAEEEARRRAEEEQMLKEKQEKELQAKLEKQREEAEIKAREAAEQLRLEREQIMQQIEQERLERKKRIDEIMKRTRRSETPEIKKEEPKLEVPSTLSVEKQPKTLVLNQPEINGLATCLKSKSLESGASVIPSQNVVTNGLKSVPGLIQLEAVDGKSNSMEDSTDEVQSMDVSPVSKEELISIPEYSPMNELMPGVSLDQNGTSNAKALEDLLDFTGQATYSKMSSDTISLDDCNKNLIEGFNSPGQENTLNSIC from the exons ATGGAGGAGCGGTGGAGAAGACTAGAGGAACAGAGGCAGAGAGAGgagcagaagagagcagctgtTGAAGAAAAGCGGAGACAAAAGCTTAAGGAGGAGGAG GAACGTTTAGAAGCCATGATGCGTCGATCCCTTGAACGCAGTCAGCAGCTGGAACAGAAGCAGAAGCGATGGTCGTGGGGAGGAGCACTGGCTGCAGGCTCAGGAGGGAGAGATG GTGAATCAGAAAATACCCCACCCCCTGTTCTAGGTTTAGCTGCCAACACCCTTCCTCCAGACCCTGTGACCTCTACTGCTCCTGCTGATTCCTTCAATG CATGTGACAAACTTTCAGCTTCTACAATGAATCTGCCAAAGCAAATGGAATCGCCAATCAGTAAGCGCCTCTCCTCCTCCACAGCGGCAATAACACATTCCCCCGACAGAG CTCACCGCATGCATCTTAGTCCAATGGAAAACTTTATTGTTTCTCGACTGCTGACTCCCACACAGTCATCTTTAGCCAGAAGCAGAAGTACATTAATGCTTTCTGAGCAGTACAATAATCCAG TATTCCATATCTGTCCTCGTGTAGCACCAGCTAGTCCTCTTAAATCTCCTTACAAGCCTTCCCCCACCCGAAGCACTGACAGAAAGAAGGCAACTTCACCTTCCACTTCTGATGCCATGAAAggggcagctgcagctgaagttACTCAG ACTGAGAAGATAAAGAAAGAGAAGCGACCCGCAACACCTGGTTCATCATCGGGTATGGGATCTCCTCTAAGAAGGTCTGATTCTCCTGCTGCTATGTCCAGAAGATCTGCATCGCCTGCAACACCTAA GACAGTTGCAAAGACTTATCCTCAGTCTCCTAAAAATGCCAAACAATATCCAGCTTCTCCTGTGAAGCATCGTGCCACTTCCAATCTCAACCATGAAACTCCTAAAAAGAAAGCagacaaggagaaagaaaatgtcagtcATCAAAAGTCCCCAGGAGCACGCACTGATGAGGCAGGCCAGGTGGCTACTGAGAAGCACGTGCCTTCTgcaggaaagactgaaaacagtgAAG GGAAGATCACGGCAGGAACAACTGATGCAGAAGAAGCTTCAAAAATTCTAGCTGAAAAAAGACGACAGGCCCGCCTgcaaaaagaacaagaagaaagggAGAGACAGGAAAGAGAAGAACGAGAGAG GcttgaaagagaacagaaaagaaaggcagaagaagaaagaCTTCGTCTAGAGGAAGAAGCTCgtaagaaggaggaggaaagaaaacgtgaagaagcagcagctagaaaaaaggcagaagaggaaGCCAGGAGAAGAGCTGAGGAAGAACAAATGCTaaaggaaaagcaagagaaagagcTCCAGGCCAAACTTGAGAAGCAG AGGGAAGAAGCAGAAATCAAAGCCCGTGAGGCAGCTGAACAACTTCGTCTTGAAAGGGAACAAATCATGCAGCAAATTGAGCAAGAAAGACTGGAGCGGAAGAAG AGAATAGATGAAATAATGAAGAGAACAAGGAGGAGTGAAACACCAGAAATAAAG AAGGAAGAGCCAAAACTGGAGGTACCATCAACTTTGAGTGTAGAAAAACAACCAAAGACCCTTGTTCTCAACCAGCCAG AGATCAATGGATTGGCAACCTGCCTGAAAAGTAAAAGCTTAGAAAGTGGTGCTTCTGTAATCCCTTCCCAAAATGTAGTTACTAATGGACTGAAGTCAGTTCCAGGACTTATTCAGCTGGAAGCTGTTGATGGGAAATCTAACAGCATGGAAGATTCAACAGATGAGGTTCAGTCCATGGATGTGAG CCCAGTTTCAAAAGAAGAACTTATCTCTATCCCCGAATATTCACCCATGAATGAACTCATGCCTGGTGTTTCTTTGGACCAAAATGGGACAAGTAATGCTAAGGCTCTTGAAGATCTCTTGGATTTCACAGGCCAAGCTACATACTCCAAGATGTCCAGTGATACCATTAGCCTAGATGACTGTAACAAAAACTTGATTGAGGGATTTAACAGTCCAGGACAGGAAAATACACTCAATTCTATCTGTTGA